From Woronichinia naegeliana WA131, the proteins below share one genomic window:
- a CDS encoding transposase — protein sequence MYVIPPEKSAEFVSNMEDVLEIYHRPYDPNCPVICMDEQPIQLVKETRLPLPAKPGQPEAHDYEYERNGTANIFMFTEPLSGWRKTVVSERRTSVDWATEIKNLLDNDYADNDKVILVCDQLNTHKLASLYEAFEPSTARRLYFKRS from the coding sequence ATGTACGTGATTCCACCAGAAAAGAGTGCCGAATTTGTGTCTAACATGGAAGATGTTCTAGAAATTTATCACCGACCCTATGACCCCAATTGTCCAGTGATTTGCATGGATGAGCAACCTATACAATTGGTCAAAGAAACCCGCCTTCCTCTACCAGCCAAACCTGGACAGCCAGAGGCGCATGATTACGAATATGAACGCAATGGAACAGCCAATATCTTTATGTTTACAGAACCCTTGTCTGGGTGGCGAAAGACAGTTGTCAGTGAACGTAGAACATCGGTTGACTGGGCAACAGAAATTAAGAATTTACTCGATAACGACTATGCTGATAACGACAAAGTCATTTTAGTATGTGATCAGCTAAATACTCACAAACTTGCCTCACTATATGAAGCATTTGAGCCTTCCACGGCTCGTCGTCTATACTTCAAACGTTCATAA